The sequence below is a genomic window from Acanthopagrus latus isolate v.2019 chromosome 12, fAcaLat1.1, whole genome shotgun sequence.
CGTGTGTCCAGGTTGGATTGTGTCCATTATTTGGTAGCaaaggattattattattaatcaaaGTAAGGAGCCACATCTCCAACAGGCCAGTCGTCTGTGGTGTCACAGTTGAAATAACAGGATATTTCATGAGTCACCTGCATTCCTGAGGAATCTGCCAGTGTAGGAAGTGACGACTCTGGTATTAGGGTCATAGAAACCATCTCCACAGTCGTAACATCCATCAGGAATGACGTGTGGTGGGTGCAGATCAGTTAGCTGAGATTCTCCTGTACGATGGAAACAGCTGTTCTGTATTAAACGGCATCTTAGTGTGGCTTAGTGGTTTAAGACTACTAACACAAGCTTTGTGGGACAtggattcagtgttttcattctaGGTTCATTATATTTTCAAGTTAATGATGATATGactgtgttcatctgtgaacgggctggacaaaaaaaaccaaaaacaatggCATTTAACCGAATGGATGCATGAGCAGAGAAATGAATTCCAACCTGCAGGTCTGAGTCCATTACACCTCTCGCTGTAGAAGCGCCTGTCATAACCATCGCAGTAGTCCCAGTCCATCTCCTGGTACTGCAGACCATCAGCAAAGGTAAATGACCCCTGGTGAGGAAGCAGAATGATGAAACCATCCTACATACATTTGAATGAGTCAATCCacccaaataacaaaaaaacagaaaaataataatcattatgaTAATGACATTGaataagaaacaacacaaaactttCTTGCACCAATCCCATCTACCATTATCTCAATACAATACGTTTTCATTGGTGCTCCtcaaagcagagaaaataatgtgtttgaaaaGCTCAACAGCAGGAATGATGTTACTCAAGATTATCCACAGACCTCACTGTTGACAGTTTCCTTTGGGGCTATTTCTTTGGCAGAAAGTAGATCCAGTGAAAGCTGTTGAAAGCAGGGTCTGGGGGTTATCCCACACTCTTTACCCAAGACATGGTTTCTGGAAAGATAAGTTGCTGTTGAGGTTTTCAAATGTCACTTTTCGATGCTTTAAGCACCAcaaaagaatttaaaaagtCTTCCATTGTCTTTGGGTTAAGGCAGCAATCTGGATATCTTAAAACCTCAGcagataaaaccaaaactgtctGCGTGGATATACACCACTAAAGGAAAGTggaaaaatatgtcttttgtattttgggtgaacttaagtgcacgtgttttttttcttaggaAGGATGCAACGGTTTCtgggaatgaaaaacaaacatacgttattaagtcatttttcagaaGTTGGATGCCcaacaatattttcatttagtGTCAATGATATCATGACAATTGCATTAATCCTGGTTGGAGAtcaaatacaaattaattaaataaaaaaacaggaagaaggagaagataA
It includes:
- the morn5 gene encoding MORN repeat-containing protein 5 isoform X2; its protein translation is MDLIGSSYKGGTKNGRIDGKGEYTFPTETKYVGDTKDGMFHGKGVLHFPNGNKYEATWENGIAKQGSFTFADGLQYQEMDWDYCDGYDRRFYSERCNGLRPAGESQLTDLHPPHVIPDGCYDCGDGFYDPNTRVVTSYTGRFLRNADAGCSSSL